In Corynebacterium afermentans subsp. afermentans, a genomic segment contains:
- the amn gene encoding AMP nucleosidase: protein MCEVPEVVAKLKALYEKSCEIARSGEFDRYGEVRYPKLTVEVERWRPIDRSEPFGYVDEAGTYSAVISRPDLMEPYLTAQLEALTSNYPCSVEVGYSDVAIPPAYIKGMPPIDETANLPRPTLDEVHDAIVDGHWDAFNGAEKPLFHFGPQRFDLALARLEHYTGIEADSLQRFILFTNYAMHVTEFVKFGLRELSHPDSRYTRLVLPSGETVSDTVALEDLELESKFQMPRYDLVTENGDGITMINIGVGPSNAKTITDSLAVLRPEAWIMIGHCAGLDARMRIGDLILGNAYERHDHVLDDYLRRELPIPAVPEIQRTLEKAVSKVYGSDASLMRTGTVLSTGDRNWEWKDPRDLWEWLRGSTAAAVDMESCTIAANGYRYRVPYGTLLAVSDLPLHAVPKLPAGAQAFYSNSKEAHVMCAVRAVEKLARHPERLRTRKLRRAIGEVPFR, encoded by the coding sequence ATGTGTGAGGTACCGGAGGTCGTCGCAAAGCTAAAAGCCCTCTACGAGAAGTCGTGTGAAATCGCGCGCTCGGGGGAGTTCGACCGCTACGGGGAGGTGCGGTACCCCAAACTCACGGTGGAGGTGGAGCGGTGGCGGCCGATCGACCGGTCTGAGCCCTTCGGCTACGTCGACGAGGCCGGCACCTACTCCGCAGTCATCTCGCGCCCGGACCTCATGGAGCCGTACCTGACGGCCCAGCTTGAGGCGCTGACCTCCAACTATCCATGTTCGGTGGAGGTCGGGTACTCCGATGTGGCGATCCCGCCCGCCTACATCAAAGGCATGCCGCCTATCGACGAAACCGCAAACCTGCCGCGCCCCACCCTGGATGAGGTGCACGACGCGATTGTCGACGGCCACTGGGACGCCTTCAACGGCGCCGAGAAACCGCTGTTCCACTTCGGGCCGCAGCGCTTCGACCTCGCACTGGCAAGGTTAGAGCACTACACCGGCATCGAAGCCGACTCGCTGCAGCGCTTCATCCTGTTCACGAACTACGCCATGCACGTGACCGAGTTTGTGAAGTTCGGGCTGCGCGAGCTGTCTCATCCTGACTCGCGCTACACGCGCCTGGTGCTGCCGAGCGGGGAGACCGTGTCCGACACCGTGGCGCTGGAGGACCTGGAGCTGGAGTCGAAATTCCAGATGCCGCGCTACGACCTGGTCACCGAAAACGGCGACGGCATCACCATGATCAACATCGGTGTCGGGCCGTCGAACGCGAAGACCATCACCGACTCGCTTGCGGTGCTGCGGCCTGAGGCGTGGATCATGATCGGCCACTGCGCCGGCCTGGACGCCCGCATGCGCATCGGTGATCTGATTTTGGGCAACGCGTACGAGCGCCACGACCACGTGCTCGACGACTACCTGCGCCGCGAACTGCCCATTCCCGCCGTGCCGGAGATCCAGCGCACGCTGGAAAAGGCGGTGTCCAAGGTCTACGGATCGGACGCGTCGCTCATGCGCACCGGCACAGTGTTGAGCACCGGCGATCGGAACTGGGAGTGGAAGGACCCGCGCGACCTGTGGGAATGGCTGCGCGGCTCCACCGCGGCGGCCGTGGACATGGAGTCGTGCACCATCGCCGCGAACGGGTACCGCTACCGCGTGCCCTACGGCACCCTGCTGGCGGTGTCCGACCTGCCGCTGCACGCCGTGCCGAAGCTGCCCGCCGGCGCCCAGGCGTTCTACTCCAACTCGAAGGAAGCGCACGTCATGTGCGCCGTCCGGGCCGTGGAGAAGCTCGCGCGGCATCCGGAGCGGCTGCGCACGCGCAAACTGCGCCGCGCGATCGGCGAGGTGCCGTTTAGGTAG
- a CDS encoding dicarboxylate/amino acid:cation symporter, which translates to MPKWATSFGAQVIYGLIIGLILGFIAVDIQPLADTLDWVGSTYVQLLKLLIPPLVFTAVVTSIANLRQVTNAARLAVQTLVWFAITAFFSVVIGILVGLVIKPGANTSVDAGTAAEPTSTGSWMGFLNSVVPSNILGLGVSGESVKFNVLQILVVSLLLGIAAVRVGKAAEPFIEFSGSLLKVVQEVLWWIIRLAPIGTAALIGNAVASYGWDALGSLGKFVLAIYIGLALVIFVLYPVVLAAHRIPVLEFFRRVWPVTTLGFATRSSMGVMPVTQRTTEEAMGVPSEYASFAIPLGATTKMDGCASIYPAIAALFVAQFYGIDLSISDYVLIVIVSVLGSAATAGTTGATVMLTLTLSTLGLPLAGVGLLLAVDPIVDMGRTAVNVTGQSVVATVVAKREKILDESRW; encoded by the coding sequence GTGCCTAAGTGGGCAACTAGCTTCGGCGCACAAGTTATCTACGGCCTGATCATCGGCCTCATCCTCGGCTTCATCGCCGTGGACATCCAGCCGCTGGCCGACACCCTGGACTGGGTCGGATCAACCTACGTCCAGCTACTGAAACTGCTGATCCCGCCGCTCGTGTTCACCGCGGTGGTCACTTCCATTGCCAACCTGCGCCAGGTCACCAACGCCGCGCGCCTGGCCGTGCAGACCCTGGTGTGGTTCGCCATTACCGCGTTCTTCTCCGTGGTCATCGGCATCCTCGTCGGCCTGGTGATCAAGCCCGGCGCGAACACCTCGGTGGATGCGGGCACGGCGGCGGAGCCGACGTCGACAGGCTCGTGGATGGGCTTTTTGAACTCCGTGGTGCCCTCCAACATCCTCGGCCTGGGTGTGTCCGGCGAGTCCGTGAAGTTCAACGTCCTGCAGATCCTGGTGGTCTCGCTGCTGCTCGGCATCGCCGCGGTGCGCGTGGGCAAGGCCGCCGAGCCGTTCATCGAGTTCTCCGGCTCCCTGCTCAAGGTGGTCCAGGAGGTGCTGTGGTGGATCATCCGCCTCGCCCCGATCGGCACCGCCGCCCTGATCGGCAACGCGGTGGCGTCCTACGGCTGGGACGCGCTCGGCTCGCTGGGCAAGTTCGTGCTGGCCATCTACATCGGCCTGGCGCTGGTGATCTTCGTGCTCTACCCCGTTGTTTTGGCCGCGCACCGCATCCCGGTGCTGGAGTTCTTCCGCCGCGTGTGGCCCGTGACCACGCTGGGCTTCGCCACGCGTTCTTCTATGGGCGTGATGCCGGTGACCCAGCGCACCACCGAGGAAGCTATGGGCGTGCCCAGCGAGTACGCCTCCTTTGCCATCCCGCTCGGCGCAACCACCAAGATGGACGGCTGCGCCTCCATCTACCCCGCCATCGCCGCCCTGTTCGTGGCGCAGTTCTACGGCATCGACCTGTCCATCTCGGACTACGTGCTCATCGTGATCGTGTCCGTGCTGGGGTCCGCGGCCACCGCCGGCACCACCGGCGCAACCGTCATGCTCACCCTGACCCTGTCCACCCTGGGCCTGCCGCTCGCCGGCGTGGGCCTGCTGCTGGCGGTGGACCCGATCGTGGACATGGGCCGCACCGCAGTCAACGTCACCGGCCAGTCCGTGGTGGCGACGGTGGTGGCGAAGCGCGAGAAGATCCTCGACGAATCCCGCTGGTAG